GGCGGTCGGGCGGCGTGGGCGGGCGGCGTGGGCGGCTCTCTCGCCCCCGGGTGGCGGCCGGGGCGGCCCTGCGGGGGCCCGGTGCCTGCCACGGCTGTTCACGGCGGACCCGCAGGGCGGCTGCCCACGGGCGCGGACTACCGGGCGGCTGCCCACGAGCGCGGACTACCGGGCGCGGGCCCGGTCTCCGGCTGCCCGGGCGCCGGCGGTGCGCTCGCCGCGGGGGTCGGCCCCGGGGAGGGTCAGACGGCCGCCTTCTTCAGGCGGCGGCGCTCACGCTCGGAGAGACCGCCCCAGATTCCGAATCTCTCGTCGTTGGCCAGTGCGTATTCGAGGCATTCCGAACGGACTTCACAGGCGAGGCACACCTTCTTGGCCTCACGCGTGGATCCGCCCTTCTCGGGGAAGAAGGACTCGGGGTCGGTCTGGGCGCACAACGCGCGCTCCTGCCAGCCGAGTTCCTCGTCCGCGTCCTCGACCAGCAGCTCCTGGAACAACTCGGTCATGTGCGCCCCTCGTCTGTCATTAACGTCCCCGTGATGCCGCCGTTCGCAATTCCCGCCGAACGACACGAGTGAAATTACAAGTGTGTAGCTCCGGGGCAGTCAAGCTGGGATCTGCTATTGGGCCCGGTATTCACTCTGCGGAACCAAAGGTATGCGGAAAGTGTTCATATCGGTAAAAATGAGACACCCGCCGCCCCTTCCGCGCTCCGTCCATGACGTCTCTCCCGAGAAGGACGTCCCTAACGTCGGTCGTGTTGCCGCCGGTTCGCCGAAGCGATCCGGATCACAGTCAGGTCACGACCGCTCGCGGGCGTTTGCGCGGGTGGTTCCTGCGCCATGTGTCCCCGACCGCCGCCGCACAAACCTTTCTCCCCGCCCGGTAACCGGATGAGGTGAAACATTGCGGCCAAATCGGGCATCAGGTTGACAGAGGATTCGCGCCGAGCCACCTTTGAAGGCATGCCAGCGACCACAGCGCCCTTCGCGACCCACGTTGCCCGTGGGTTCCGCCGCGCTGTCCACGCTCGCTGTTGCTGTTCCTGCTGTTGATGCCCTAGCGCTCCAGCCCCCTCCCCCGGCGCGTCCCATCGCCGCACGCGCGCACGTCCCGGTCCCCCGGAGCCCGCGCTCAGCCGCACCCGCACCGCCCTCCCGCCGACCACGCTCAGCCGAGGACACACCCCACCCATGAACAGCGACAGCGACCTCCAGATCGCCGGCGACATCCTCGCCGTCCAGCACCTCCTCCAGCCGGAGAAGGAGCACCCCGACACCGTCGCCGAGTACGCCGGGCTCGCCCGTTCCATCGCCGCCGACCGCTCCCGGTGGGCGCACCTCGTCGCGTACGACGCCACCACGCGCTGGTACCACCGGCTGCGCACCGGCCCCGGGTACGAGGTGTGGCTCCTGTCCTGGCTGCCCGGCCAGGGCACCGGCGGGACCCACGACCACGGCAGGTCGTCCGGTGTGCTGACCGTGCTGGAGGGGGAGCTGACGGAACGTACGGCGACGGGTGTACGAACGCTCGGCCGAGGCGCGCAGCGGGTGTTCGCGCCCGGTTACGCGCACGGAATCGTCAACGACTCGCTCGAACCGGCCGTCAGCCTGCACGTCTACTACCCGGGTCTGACCGAGATGCCGATGCACGACGGCGCCGCCGTTTTCCACAGATCCGCCCCGCGTGCCCGGAGCGGGTCCTCCGCCTGACAAACTGCCCGCATGCGCATGGTGGTTCTGGCCGGTGGCATCGGTGGTGCCCGTTTCCTGCGCGGCCTCAAGCGGGCCGCGCCCGACGCGGACATCACGGTCATCGGCAACACGGGTGACGACATCCATCTGTTCGGGCTGAAGGTCTGCCCCGACCTCGACACGGTCATGTACACCCTCGGCGGTGGCATCGACGAGGCACAGGGCTGGGGGCGGGCCGACGAGACCTTCCAGGTGAAGGCCGAACTCGCGGCGTACGGGGTGGGACCCGAGTGGTTCGGCCTGGGCGACCGCGACTTCGCCACGCACATCGTCCGCACCCAGATGCTGGGCGCCGGCTATCCGCTGAGCGCCGTCACCGAGGCGCTGTGCGACCGGTGGCGGCCGGGCGTGCGGCTGCTGCCCATGTCGGACGACCGGGTGGAGACGCACGTCGCGGTCGAGCTGGACGGCGAGCGGCGGGCGGTCCACTTCCAGGAGTACTGGGTACGGCTGCGCGCCTCCGTCGACGCGCACGCGGTCGTGCCCGTCGGCGCGGAGCAGGCCAAGCCGGCGCCCGGCGTGCTGGAGGCGATCGCCGAGGCGGACGTGGTGCTCTTCCCACCGTCCAACCCGGTGGTCAGCATCGGCACGATCCTCGCCGTGCCCGGCATCCGGGAGGCCGTCGCCGAGGCGGGCGTGCCGGTCGTCGGCCTGTCGCCGATCGTCGGGAACGCGCCGGTGCGCGGCATGGCCGACAAGGTCCTCGCCGCGGTCGGCGTCGAGGCGACGGCCTCGGCGGTCGCCCGGCACTACGGCTCGGGCCTGCTGGACGGCTGGCTCGTCGACACCGTGGACGCGGACGCGGTCGCCGAGGTGGAGGCCGCGGGCATCCGCTGCCGGGCCGTGCCGCTGATGATGACCGACGTGGAGGCGGCCGCGGCGATGGCCAGGGAGGCGCTCGCCCTCGCCGAGGAGGTACGGGGGTGACGGCCGGCTACCGGGTCTGGGCGCCGGCCGGGATACCGGAGGTCGGGAAGGGCGACGACCTCGCCGGGCTGATCGCCGCCGCCGAGCCCGGCCTGGCCGACGGCGACGTCGTCCTCGTCACCTCCAAGATCGTGAGCAAGGCGGAGGGCCGGGTCGTCGCCACCGCGGACCGCGAGGCCGCCATCGACGCCGAGACGGTCCGCGTCGTCGCCCGGCGCGGCACCCTGCGGATCGTCGAGAACCGCAACGGCCTCGTCATGGCCGCGGCCGGGGTCGACGCGTCGAACACCCCCGCCGGGACGGTCCTGCTGCTGCCCGAGGACCCCGACGCCTCGGCACGGGCGATCCGCGCCGGGCTGCGGGCCCTGCTCGGCGTCGACGTCGGCGTCGTCGTCACCGACACCTTCGGGCGGCCCTGGCGCAGCGGGCTGACGGACGTGGCGATCGGGGCGGCCGGGGTGCGCGTCCTGGACGACCTGCGCGGCGGTACCGACGCCCACGGCAACGCGCTCGTCGCGACGGTCGTGGCCAGCGCCGACGAACTGGCCGCCGCCGGGGACCTGGTGAAGGGCAAGACCGCCGGGCGGCCCGTCGCCGTCGTGCGCGGACTGCCGCACCTGGTGGCCGGGGACGGCGAGGACGCGCCCGGGGCATGGGCCCTGGTGCGCGGCGCGGACGACGACATGTTCCGGCTCGGCACGTCGGAGGCGGTACGCGAGGCCGTCACCCGACGCCGTACCGTACGGGCCTTCACCGACGACCCGGTCGACCCCGGCGCCGTACGGCGCGCGGTCGCCGCCGCGGTGACGGCGCCCGCGCCGCACCACACCACGCCGTGGCGGTTCGTGCTGCTGGAGTCCGCGGAGTCGCGCCTACGGCTGCTGGACGCGATGCGCGACGCGTGGGTCGCCGACCTGCGGGCCGACGGGCTGGGCGAGGAGGCCGTCGCCCGGCGGGTCCGCCGCGGGGACGTGCTGCGCCACGCGCCGTACCTGGTGGTGCCGTGCCTGGTGGCGACCGGCGCCCACACGTACCCGGACGCGCGCCGGGCCGTCGCCGAGCGGGAGATGTTCGTCGTCGCGGCGGGGGCCGGCGTGCAGAACCTGCTGGTCGCGCTGGCGGGCGAGCGGCTCGGCTCGGCGTGGGTGTCGTCCACGATGTTCTGCCGCGACGTCGTACGGCGCGTGCTGGACCTGCCGGAGGAGTGGGACCCGATGGGCGCCGTCGCCGTCGGCCGCCCGGCGGAGCCCCCGCGTCCCCGCCCGGCCCGCGATCCGGAGGCGTTCCTCACGGTGCGGTGAGGTCCTACGGGGCCCGGGTGCCGCGTCCCGTGATGCGGGGGCCGTGGTGCCGCGTGGTCCACGCTGCTGTCTCCTGTCGCCTGGTCCGGCCGCCCCGGCGGCGTGGTCCCGGCCGCTGTCGCCCGTCACCTGGTCCCGGCGGCGTGGTGCGGCCGGGGTGCCGGGCCCGGGTGTCGTGGTGCGGGCCGTGCCGCGGTGGGTGGCGGCGTCTGGGGCCCGTGGCGGTCAGAGGGGGGCGATGTCGCGCGGGGTCATGCGCGGGGCGCGACGGGGCGGCGTCCGGCCGCTGAGCAGGACCAGCCGGGCGGCCCGGTGGCGCTGGCCGGCGTACGGCTCCAGCAGCTCCAACATCTGCGCGTCGTCGGCGTCCCGGCGGTCGGCCAGGGCGTGGCCGATGATGCCCGGCAGGTGGTAGTCGCCGGTCGACACCGCGTCCGGGGCGCCGTTGCTGCGCTGGACGGTCTCCGCTGACGTCCACGGGCCGATGCCCGGGACCAGCTCCAACCTGCGCCGGGCCGCCTCGGGCTCCATGCCGGCCGCCTCCTCCAGACGGCGCGCCACCCGTACGGCGCGCAGCACGGTGGCGGAGCGCTTGCCGTCGACGCCCGCGCGGTGCCACTCCCACGACGGGACGAGCGCCCAGGTCCGCGGCTCCGGCACCACGGCCAGGCGCAGCTCGGCCGGCGCGCCCGGCGCGGGCTCGCCGTACGCGCGCACCAGCAGCCGCCACGCCCGGTACGCCTCGTCGGTCGTGACCTTCTGTTCCAGGATCGAGGGGATGAGCGACTCCAGGACCAGCCCGGTGCGGAGCAGCCGCAGCCCGGGGCGGCGGCGCCGGGTCACGGCGAGCAGCCGGTGCCGGGGCGTGAACGCGTCCGGCTCGTCCAGGGAGCCGAGCAGGACCGGCAGTCGGTCCAGGAGCCAGTCCGCGCCGGCGCCCCACGCGTCCGCCTCGACCGTGCCGCCGCGTGCGGTGACGCGCAGCGTGCCGGGGCCCTCCGGCGTCCGGCAGGTGCGCCAGAACGCGCCGTCGGGTGTCGCCCGGTACGTGGGGTCGGCCGGGCCGCGGCGCAGCGGGCCGAGGGTGAGACCGAGGTCCAGCGGCCAGGGCGGGGTCCAGGTGCGGTGGCGGGGGCTGTGCTGCCCGCCCGCCTGCGGGGGCACGACGGGCCGCCGGCCTCCGGAGGCTCCGCCCCGTTCCCCGCCGGGCGTTCCGGCGGACGCCGGTGTCCCGCCCGACGCGGGCGCCCCGCCGGACGCGGACGGTCCGGGCGGCGCGGGCGGCGGGCCGGCGGCGGGGCGGGGTCCGCGGTGTCCGGGTACGCCGGTGGCGCCGCCGCGCACGGTCGTGCGCGGGGGGCGGGGGGCGTAGCGGCCGGCCACGGGGGCTCCTGCGGTGGGGACGCGGAGGTCCGGGAGGTCCGGAAGTCCGGCGAGTCGTCGGGTGCGGGGTCCCGAACAGGGTAATCCCGCGCCGCCCGACTGTCCCCGCGCCCGCTCACCGGCCGGCAGGAGGGGCACCCACCGCGCACCGCGCCGGCCGCCGGCGGCAGCCGAGGGGCCTGCGCGCCGGCGGGCCCACACGCCCAAGCGGAGGGCCCACACGCCCACGCGCCCACGCGGAGCGGCACACGCGCCCACGCGCCCACGCGCCGGCGGGGAGACCCACCGCGCCGCCCGGCCGCCCCGCGGGCGCCTACTGGTCGGAGGAGAAGCGCACCGCGCCGGCGGGCAGGTGGGCGCCGCACCAGACGCGCACGCCGTCGCGCAGCTCGTTGTCCGCGCCGACGTGGGCGCCGTCGCCGATCACCGCGCCGTGCAGCACGGTCCGGGCGCCGATCCGGGCGCCCTCCCCGACGAGCGAGTCCGTGACGACCGCGCCGGGCTCCACGACGGCGCCCGCCATGACGGCGCTGCCGTCGATCCGCGCGCCCTCGCCGACGACGGCGCCCGCGCAGACGACGGTGCCGCCCGTGAGCTTGGCGTCGGCGGCGACCTCGGCGCCGTCCACGACGAGCCGGTCGCCGCAGCGGCCCGGCACGGCCGGGGACGGGGCGCGGCCGAGGACGAGGTCGGCGGAGCCGCGGACGAACGCCTGCGGGGTCCCGAGGTCCAGCCAGTACGTGGAGTCGACCATGCCCTGGAGGTGGGCGCCGTCGGCCAGGAGCCCGGGGAACGTCTCGCGCTCCACGGAGACCGGCCGGCCGGCCGGGATGGAGTCGATGACCGACCGGCGGAAGACGTAGGCGCCGGCGTTGATCTGGTCGGTGACGATCTCCTCCGGCGTCTGCGGCTTCTCCAGGAACGCCGTGACCCGTCCCGTGGGGTCGGTGGGCACGAGCCCGAACGCCCGCGGGTCCTCGACCCGGGTCAGGTGCAGCGAGACGTCGGCGCCGGACGTCTCGTGGGTGTGGACCAGGGCGCGGATGTCGAGGCCGGTGAGGATGTCCCCGTTGAAGATGAGGACCGGCTCGTCCGGCCCCGACGTCAGCCGCTCCGCGACGTTGCGTATCGCGCCGCCGGTGCCCAGGGGCTCCACCTCGGTGACGTACTCCAGGTGGAGGCCGAGGGACGATCCGTCGCCGAAGTACGGCTCGAACACCTCGGCCAGGTACGAGGTCGCCAGGACGATGTGCTCGACGCCGGCCGCGCGGGCCCGGGCGAGCTGGTGCGTGAGGAAGGGCACACCCGCCGCGGGCACCATCGGCTTCGGCGTGTTCACCGTCATCGGTCGCAGCCTGGTTCCCTTGCCGCCGACCAGGAGGATCGCTTCTGTCACCTGTCGTCTCTGCTTCCTGCTGGGCCGGTCGTTGGGGTGGTGGCCCGATCCGGCGGGCTGACCTCGTCGGAGATCGGATCGCTCAAATGATCGGCACGACCAGGCAGTGTAGGCAGATCCTAGGCAGACCTGGACAGACGGTTCGACACGGCCTTCGGGTCAGGACCTCCCCTGGTACGTGGCCGCCGCAGTGCGGATCGTGCCGAGCTTTCCGTACAGCTTCGCGCCCGGGCACTCGGTGGAGTAGCCGTCCCGGTGGCCCGAGATGGTGTTCAGCTTCACCTTCGTGCCCTTGGCGTACCGGTTCCCGCCGCCCGACACCAGGGTGCTCTTGCCCTTCGGGTCCTTGCTGTAGAGGCCGAGCTTCCAGGCCGTCAGCTTCGCGACGCCCGTGACGGCCTTGGCCGGCGGGGTCGTGCCGCCGTACGAGCCGAGGACCGCGATGCCGGTGCTGTTGGTGTTGAAGCCGAGGGTGTGGGCGCCCTGGACGGCCTTCGCCACGCCGCCGGCCCGGCCTTCGTAGATTTTGCCGCACTTGTCGACGGCGAAGTTGTAGCCGAGGTCGCGCCACCCCATGCTCTTGACGTGGTAGCGGTAGATACCTCGCAGGACGGAGGGGGCCTGCGCGCAGGTGTAGTTGTTGCCGGTGGCGCTGTGGTGGACGAAGGCCACCTGGACGGACTTGGTGTAGAGGAAGGACGGTTCGCGGAGCTTCTCGTCGGCGCCCCAGCCCTTCCGCGTGACGATGCCCGGCCGCGGGGCGGCGTACGCGGCGGCGGGGCCGGCGGCCTCCCACTCCGCCTCGGTCATCTCGGGGAGTTCGACGGCGCCGAGAGAGGCGCCGAGCTCGGAGTTGGCCGCCGAGGCGGCGGTCTCCTCCGGGGAGAGCGCGGCGCCCGAGACGGGGGCGACGGCGTCGGGGTCGATGGAGTGGTCCGCGCTCTCCTCCACCTCGGTGGGTGGGTCGACGGCCTCGTCGGCGGGTCCGTCAGCGACCTCTTCGGCACCCTGGTCCGCGTCGGCGTCGGCGTCGGCTCCGGTGTCCGTGTCGGAGGCGGGGTCGGTGTTCTGGTCCGCGTCGGTGCCGGTGTCGGTGTCGGTGTCGGTCGCGGGGTCCGCGTCGGAGGCGGGGTCCGTGGCCGGGTCCGTCGCGGTGCCCGGACCGGCGTCCGTCGCCGGCCCGGTGGCCGGATCCGGGTCGGCGGTCGCGCCCTGGCCGGTGTTCACGTCGGCGGCGGGGTCCGGCGGCGCGTCCTGGGCGGTCGGGTCGTCCGTGCCCGGCTCCGGTGCCGGGTCGCCGCCCGGGTCCACGAGCTCCGCGCGCAGGCCGCCCGGCAGGGCGGGCGCCCGTCCCGCGCGGTCCTCGGCCGGCTCGGGCAGGACCCGTACCTCGACGCCGTCCGAGTCGCCCACCCACAGCGGCGCCGTACCGCCGCGGACCGCGGTGGAGCGGGCCTCCGCCGAACCGGGGTCGGCCCCGTGGTCGCCCTGGTGGGTCTCCAGGTCCTGCCACGGCGACCACGCGCCGGTCCCGGTGGCGCGGGTACGCACCTGGACGGTGCCGTGCAGTTCGGCGTCGGGGTCGTCCCACACCACGCCGATCATCGAGAACGGGTCGACCTCCTGGCGGGGCAGGCCCCGGGCGGCACCACCGCCGGGGGCCGTGCTGCGCTCGTCGCCGGGCAGCGGGACGAGCGGCAAGGACCGGGTGGCGCCCGGGTCGGGCGTGTCGTCCGCCGCCTTCACGGAGGGCGGGGCGGTGGAGGCGGTCGGGGCCGCGGTGGCCGCGTGGGCCGGGGAGAGGGGCATCGCGAGGGCGGGCGAGGAGGCGGTGGTGACCGCGACCGCTACGCCGATCAAGGGAATACGAATGGAACGCATAGCCAGATACTGGACATTTGCCCCGAATTGCGCTTCTCGATTTCGCTGACGGCTCATCGGTCCGTACGGAGGACCGCGTCACCCGCTCGGCCCTTCCGCGACCACCCCGCCCGCGTAGTCTTGCGCGGGTGAACGCCAGCGACCGCACCCCTGCCGACCTGCTGCGATCCGCGCTCGCCGCGGACCCGGCCCGCCCCCTGGTCACGTACTACGACGACGCCACCGGTGAGCGCGTCGAACTCTCGGTGGCCACCTTCGCCAACTGGGTGGCCAAGACGGCGAACCTGCTCCAGGACGGGCTCTCCGCCGAGCCCGGTGAGCGGGTCGCGCTGCTGCTGCCCGCGCACTGGCAGACCGCCGTCTGGCTGCTCGCCTGCGCGTCGGTCGGCGTGGTGGCCGACCTGGACGGCGACCCGGCCTCCGCCGACCACGTCGTGGCCGGACCCGACCGCCTCGACGAGGGCCTCGCCTGCGCCGGCGGCCGCCTCGCCCTGTCGCTCGCCCCGCTGGGGCGCCGCTTCCCCGCGCCGCCCGCCGGCTACGACGACTACGCCGTCGAGGTGCCGGGCCAGGGCGACCGCTTCGCCCCGTACGCCCCCGTCGGCCCCGACGCGCCGGCGCTCGCCGTGCGCGACGCCGCCGGCGGCCGTACCGAGCTGACCGGCGCCGACCTCGTCGCGCGGGCGCGCCGGGACGCGGCGCGGCGCGGACTCGCGCCCGGCTCGCGACTGCTGTCGGGGCTGCCGTGGCAGGACTGGGACGGCGTGTCGGCCGGGCTGTACGCACCGCTGGCGGCGGGCGGGTCCGTCGTCCTGTGCCGCCACCTGGACCGGCTCTCCCCCGAGGAACTGGACCGGCGCACCGCCACCGAACGCGTCACCGACCGGGCCTGACACCGCCTGACGGCCGGGGTGCGGGCCCGCACCCCGGCCACCCGTCCGGCGGACCGCGTGCCGAGTCCGCCGGGTTCCCGGGTCCCGTCCGGTACATCATCGGCGGAGCGCACCCCCGTGCGCGCAACCCCGCGCGGGGCTCGACCGTCTCACCATCCGACGGCGGCCCCGGAGGCCGCCGACGCCCCGAAGGACGGACAGACGACGTGACGGACACCGCCGGCACTCCCCCGGACGACCCGGACGCCTCGGCCGGCAACCGGCCGTCGTGGCTGCGCTGGGCGGCGCTCGGCTCCTCCGTCGTCGTCCTCGTCGCGGCGGGTACCGGCTGGTGGCTGTACCGCAAGCTCGACGGCAACATCACCACCGACGAGAGGGCGGTCACCGAGCTCAAGCGGTACGAGCGGGACCGCCCGGCGCCCGTCCCGCGCGGCGGCAGGAACATCCTGCTCATCGGCTCCGACACACGCGCCGGGGACGGCAACGCCGAGTACGGGCAGGACGAGGGCACCCAGCGGTCCGACACCACGATCCTGCTGCACCTGTCGGCGCGCGGGCACGGCGTGACGGCCGTGTCGATCCCGCGCGACCTGATGGTGGAGGTCCCCGACTGCCGCACCGCCCGCGGGAAGCGGGCCGCACCGCGGGTCGCCCAGTTCAACACCGCCTTCCAGGCCGGCGGGACGGCCTGCACCGTGCGCACCCTGGAGAAGCTGACCGGGATCCGCGTCGACCACCACATGGTGATCGACTTCCAGGGTTTCAAGGACATGGTCGACGCGGTCGGCGGCGTGCGCGTCTGCGTCCGCGAGCCCATCGACGACCCGGACGCCCACGTGAAGCTGGCCGCCGGGGCGCAGACGCTCGACGGGGAGCAGGCCCTCGGCTACGTGCGGGCCCGCAAGTCGCTGGGCGGGGGCAGCGACACCGAACGCATGGACCGCCAGCAGGAGTTCCTCGGCGCGCTGGTCACCAAGGTGCAGAGCAACGGCGTCCTGCTCAACCCGGCGCGGCTCTACCCGGTCCTGGACGCGGCCACCAAGTCCCTCACCACCGACCCGGGGCTCGACTCCCTCAAGGACCTGTACGACCTGGCGCGAAGACTGCGCAGCGTACCGACGGAGAAGGTGCAGTTCCTCACAGTGCCGCGCAGGCCGTACCACGCCGACCCGAACCGGGACGAACTCGTACAGCCGGACGCCGGGCGGCTCTTCAGGCGGCTGCGGGCCGACGCCCCCGTCGTCGTGCTCCCCCCGGGGGAGCGGGACGGCGGCGCCACCACCCCGCCGCGCGGTACGGATCCGGCCCCGGAAACGAGCCCCTCACCAGGGGCGACGCCGGGTGGCCGGGGCAGCCCGTCGCCGGCGCCGACGTACACCGGTACGAACGCCGCGGCGAGCGCGTGCCCGTGAGCGGGCGCGCGGCCGTCGGGGTGGAGGGGGGCGGTGAGAGGAAAGGACGTGACAGAGGCGGCGGTGCATGAACTTTGGGCGGAATGCCCGGTTGTAAGGGGCGTGGAATTTGTCACGGGCGTCGCCCCACGCTGAACTGGGCGGATAGTGTGACGCGATCCGGTGCGGGCGACCCCGTGGGACGCGCACCGTGGATCGAGAGACCGAGCGCCTGGCGGGGGAGGCGCCTCGCGTGGCACCGACGGAGGACTCAGGCAACCGTGGACGCGCACAGCCGTGGAGGGGCGGAGGACATCGACCCCGCCGACCAGTGGGTACTGAACCCGCAGACCGGTAACTACGAACTGCGACTGGACCATTCCACTGGGCAGTCACCCGCGTCCGCGCCCCGCGCCACCACCGCGGCCAGACCGCCCGCCCAGGGGGGCCGTTCCGCCCGTACGTCGTCCTCGTCGTCGGAATCCCCGGCGTCGTCCTCGTCGTCCGCGCCGCCCCCAGCGGGCAAGGGCGCGGGTACCGGCCGGGGCGCCGGCAAGGCCGCGGGCACGGGCAGGGGCTCGGGCAAGGCCGCGGAGTCGGCGTCGGGCGCCGAGGCGTCGACCGGTTCCCGCCGCCGCGCCGCCGAGGTACCCGGCCAGCGCAGGCGCCGCACCGCCGAACCGTCCGGACAGGGCGGGGGCGGCCGCCGCGCCGCGGCCCCGGCGGCGGCCGGCCGGCGCCGGGGGAAGGCAAAGCCGCGCAAGGCCCGCACCAGGAAGGCCCTCATGTGGACCGGCGGGGTCACGGCCTTCGCCCTGGTCGCCACCGGCGCCGCCGCGTACTACCTGTACGAGCGGCTCGACGGCAACCTCAGCACCATCGACGTCGCGGGCGCCGGCGGCGGCTCCGGCTTCAAGAAGGACCAGGCCATCAACATCCTGGTCATCGGCACCGACAAGCGGACCGGTGACGGCAACTCCGGCTACGGCGACAAGAACAGCCCCGGCCACGCCGACACGACGATCCTGCTGCACGTCTCCAAGGACCGGACGAACGCCACGGCGCTGTCCATCCCCCGCGACCTGATCACCGACATCCCGAGCTGCGAGGCCACGCTGCCGGACGGCACGAAGAAGAAGATCCCGGCGCAGAGCGGGGTGCGGTTCAACACCAGCCTCGGCCAGCTGGACCGCGACCCGGGCTGCACCATGGCCACCGTCCACGAGCTCACCGGCGTCCCCGTCGACCACTTCATGATGGTCGACTTCAACGCCGTGAAGACGCTGTCGACGGCGGTCGGCGGGGTCGACGTGTGTGTCGAGCAGCCGGTGAAGGACAAGAAGTCGGGGCTGGAGCTGCCGGCGGGCACGAGCACCATCGAGGGCGAGCAGGCCCTCGCCTTCGTCCGCACCCGGCAGGCGTTCGGCAACAAGAGCGACCTGAGCCGCATCCAGACGCAGCAGCAGTTCATGGGCTCGATGTTCCGCAAGATGAAGTCGAGCGACACCCTCACCAGCCCGTCGAAGCTGCTGGACCTCGCCGACGCGGCGACGAAGGCGCTCACCGTCGACTCCGGCATAGGGAGCGTCAAGAAGCTCCAGGAACTGGGCCTGGAGGTCGCCAAGGTCGACCCGAAGAACATCACCTTCGCCACGCTCCCGGTCCTGGACAACCCGGCCGAGCAGATCAAGGCGACCGTCGTCCTCGACCAGGCCAAGGCCGAGCCGCTCTTCTCCATCATCCGCAACGACGTCTCGCTCACCGAGGTCGAGCAGAAGGAGAAGGACGCGAAGAGCGCCGAGAAGGCCGCGCAGGCCGCGCTCCTCAAGGGGCCCCGCGCGGAGGCGTCCGCGGTCCGCGTCGACGTGTACAACGGCAGCGGCATCCGCGGCGGCGCCCAGTCGACGATCAACTGGCTGC
This portion of the Streptomyces changanensis genome encodes:
- a CDS encoding LCP family protein, whose protein sequence is MDAHSRGGAEDIDPADQWVLNPQTGNYELRLDHSTGQSPASAPRATTAARPPAQGGRSARTSSSSSESPASSSSSAPPPAGKGAGTGRGAGKAAGTGRGSGKAAESASGAEASTGSRRRAAEVPGQRRRRTAEPSGQGGGGRRAAAPAAAGRRRGKAKPRKARTRKALMWTGGVTAFALVATGAAAYYLYERLDGNLSTIDVAGAGGGSGFKKDQAINILVIGTDKRTGDGNSGYGDKNSPGHADTTILLHVSKDRTNATALSIPRDLITDIPSCEATLPDGTKKKIPAQSGVRFNTSLGQLDRDPGCTMATVHELTGVPVDHFMMVDFNAVKTLSTAVGGVDVCVEQPVKDKKSGLELPAGTSTIEGEQALAFVRTRQAFGNKSDLSRIQTQQQFMGSMFRKMKSSDTLTSPSKLLDLADAATKALTVDSGIGSVKKLQELGLEVAKVDPKNITFATLPVLDNPAEQIKATVVLDQAKAEPLFSIIRNDVSLTEVEQKEKDAKSAEKAAQAALLKGPRAEASAVRVDVYNGSGIRGGAQSTINWLQNDAGVLKSTNKANAPSDIAKTTLEYAPNQADQARKLADLMGLPATALKQGTSDAGEREPMTLTLGEDFRGAGVPLTGPAKAPEGVQKVVADKQVCAK
- a CDS encoding LCP family protein, producing the protein MTDTAGTPPDDPDASAGNRPSWLRWAALGSSVVVLVAAGTGWWLYRKLDGNITTDERAVTELKRYERDRPAPVPRGGRNILLIGSDTRAGDGNAEYGQDEGTQRSDTTILLHLSARGHGVTAVSIPRDLMVEVPDCRTARGKRAAPRVAQFNTAFQAGGTACTVRTLEKLTGIRVDHHMVIDFQGFKDMVDAVGGVRVCVREPIDDPDAHVKLAAGAQTLDGEQALGYVRARKSLGGGSDTERMDRQQEFLGALVTKVQSNGVLLNPARLYPVLDAATKSLTTDPGLDSLKDLYDLARRLRSVPTEKVQFLTVPRRPYHADPNRDELVQPDAGRLFRRLRADAPVVVLPPGERDGGATTPPRGTDPAPETSPSPGATPGGRGSPSPAPTYTGTNAAASACP